A single genomic interval of Anaerobacillus sp. CMMVII harbors:
- a CDS encoding YitT family protein gives MKKFFDYIMLTIGSIVVAVGLELILAPNGLVDGGVTALSIMANRVWDVPIWSIFILLNLPTLLFSAKYMGKKFVFRTIYANIITSIALILLAPMPAITSSEVLIVLYGGLLLGTGVGLVVKAGGAVDGTEMLAIFINKKYNISISTFLLAINAIILVGAAFVFTLEKAMFSIAIFYIVSKLIDFILDGVNQGKSVMIISEIPDEVAYSLMKDLDAQITFLYGQGGFTKEERKIIYCITNRFMYPKLKDVVLTIDPGAVLEASYVSETAGVKKSSFFPKT, from the coding sequence ATGAAGAAATTTTTTGATTATATTATGTTAACGATTGGCTCAATTGTAGTTGCAGTTGGGCTAGAATTAATTTTGGCTCCAAATGGACTTGTTGATGGTGGGGTAACAGCTTTATCAATTATGGCAAATCGAGTTTGGGATGTCCCTATTTGGTCCATATTTATCTTATTGAACCTTCCAACACTTTTATTCTCCGCAAAATACATGGGGAAAAAGTTTGTGTTTAGAACGATCTATGCAAATATTATTACTTCTATAGCGCTAATTCTGCTCGCTCCGATGCCTGCAATTACTTCCTCTGAAGTACTTATTGTTCTCTATGGTGGCCTATTACTAGGTACAGGTGTTGGTCTTGTTGTGAAAGCTGGAGGAGCAGTAGATGGAACTGAGATGCTGGCGATTTTTATTAATAAAAAGTACAACATTTCTATAAGTACTTTTCTATTAGCAATTAATGCAATTATTTTAGTAGGTGCAGCATTTGTCTTTACTTTGGAAAAAGCGATGTTTTCCATTGCTATCTTTTATATCGTTTCAAAGCTTATTGATTTCATTCTAGACGGGGTCAATCAAGGGAAATCAGTCATGATTATTTCTGAAATTCCAGATGAAGTTGCCTATAGTTTAATGAAAGATCTTGATGCTCAAATCACGTTTTTATATGGACAAGGTGGATTTACGAAAGAGGAGAGAAAGATTATCTATTGTATCACAAACCGATTTATGTACCCAAAACTAAAAGACGTGGTATTGACCATTGATCCTGGTGCAGTTCTTGAAGCTTCGTATGTTTCCGAAACGGCTGGAGTGAAAAAATCTTCATTTTTTCCAAAAACATAG
- a CDS encoding SDR family oxidoreductase, with amino-acid sequence MRHALITAGTKGLGKKVTETLLEDGYRVSISYRSDEEALERLALEWERFQGRFQFIRADVTNKNDLSLLVDHAVSSFGNIHILINNAGPYVFERKKLIEYNEDEWYEMLEGNLSSVFHLLKKIIPMMQKEKFGRIISYGFQGAEGTPGWLYRSAFAAAKVGLVSLTKTLAIEEAENGITANIVCPGNIVGEMKESSIAESRKLPDENTPIGRSGTGEDIGRVISFLCHENSDMITGTVIEVTGGVDVLHRFR; translated from the coding sequence ATGCGACATGCTCTGATCACAGCTGGAACGAAGGGTTTAGGAAAAAAAGTAACGGAAACATTACTCGAAGATGGCTATAGGGTGTCTATTAGTTACCGTAGTGACGAGGAAGCACTAGAACGGTTGGCCCTGGAATGGGAGAGGTTTCAAGGGCGTTTTCAGTTTATTCGAGCTGATGTCACAAATAAAAATGACTTGTCTCTGCTGGTTGACCATGCTGTAAGCTCCTTCGGAAATATTCATATTCTAATAAATAATGCAGGACCTTATGTATTTGAAAGAAAGAAGCTTATAGAGTATAACGAGGATGAATGGTACGAAATGCTAGAAGGTAATTTAAGTAGTGTTTTTCATTTGTTGAAAAAAATAATTCCAATGATGCAAAAGGAAAAATTTGGACGAATTATTTCTTATGGTTTTCAAGGTGCAGAAGGCACACCAGGTTGGCTATACCGCTCTGCTTTTGCAGCAGCAAAGGTTGGATTAGTCTCTCTCACAAAGACTCTAGCAATTGAGGAAGCTGAAAATGGTATAACGGCTAACATAGTTTGTCCGGGGAACATTGTTGGAGAGATGAAAGAGTCTTCAATCGCCGAATCGAGGAAGCTTCCAGATGAAAATACACCTATTGGTAGATCTGGAACAGGTGAGGATATTGGTCGTGTTATTTCGTTTCTCTGTCACGAAAATTCAGATATGATAACTGGAACAGTAATTGAAGTAACAGGTGGTGTAGATGTACTGCATCGTTTCCGGTAA
- a CDS encoding YtpI family protein, producing the protein MITTFLIVVSAVFYLFYKVKYFQTKSPIEKKWISTKGNIAIGIFLISFGLNQIVITTTVALIIGTIFILLGTANVYFGYKAYKHYVPFVIQEANSKN; encoded by the coding sequence GTGATTACAACTTTCTTAATTGTCGTTTCCGCAGTCTTTTACTTGTTCTATAAAGTAAAATATTTTCAAACAAAGTCCCCTATAGAGAAAAAATGGATCTCTACTAAAGGAAACATTGCAATCGGCATATTCCTAATCTCCTTTGGTCTAAACCAAATTGTTATTACAACAACAGTAGCCCTTATTATTGGAACTATTTTCATTCTACTTGGGACAGCAAATGTCTATTTTGGTTACAAAGCCTACAAACATTACGTTCCTTTCGTAATCCAAGAGGCAAATAGTAAAAATTAA
- the ytrI gene encoding sporulation membrane protein YtrI, whose translation MRIPPYYRKPSWQRFFAGLIIGIIIGWFFFIYQFGNIQEKLVTEIKVQEAIIDDQKRNIEILRSDKDELNKENQKKLTVQEVKVYFKNDKALKLSELSIYELRSQIENELTPVINKNIETVSNTSELLQQTIQNKTFTVNEKKYHVIIRELHLYTTLELFVEIRLAN comes from the coding sequence ATGCGGATTCCTCCCTACTATAGAAAGCCTAGTTGGCAGCGTTTTTTTGCGGGGTTAATCATCGGTATAATAATCGGTTGGTTTTTTTTCATCTATCAATTCGGAAATATACAAGAAAAACTAGTCACAGAAATTAAAGTGCAAGAGGCAATCATCGATGACCAAAAAAGAAACATTGAAATTTTAAGAAGCGACAAAGATGAATTAAATAAAGAAAACCAAAAAAAGTTAACGGTGCAAGAAGTCAAAGTCTATTTTAAAAATGATAAAGCATTAAAGCTAAGTGAATTATCTATTTACGAACTACGGAGTCAAATCGAAAATGAGCTTACTCCAGTTATCAATAAAAACATAGAAACTGTATCAAATACTAGTGAACTTCTTCAGCAAACTATTCAAAATAAAACCTTTACTGTTAATGAAAAAAAATATCATGTAATCATTAGAGAATTACATTTGTATACAACATTGGAGCTGTTTGTAGAAATTCGTTTAGCAAATTAA
- a CDS encoding FadR/GntR family transcriptional regulator — MSSQQDKVYIEIIRELNHIIQEDQLIAGDKLPSERELSERLNVGRSSVREALRSLELLDLIETRRGEGTFIKSIGGHRLVEVLASFFLREKKARSDLAETRKIVEVEGLRLACERIDDSQLEILEKLIVQSKNSWQNGKFPVEEDYLFHKTIVEACHNRLLLNIWISLVEYSKVALRESLSREGRPEQSIMEHEKILTALKNRDVDQGILALKNHLENSRF, encoded by the coding sequence ATGTCATCACAACAAGATAAGGTTTATATCGAAATTATTCGAGAATTAAACCACATTATTCAAGAAGATCAATTGATAGCTGGGGACAAGCTTCCATCTGAAAGAGAGTTGAGTGAACGATTAAATGTCGGTCGTTCTTCTGTGCGCGAGGCACTTAGATCACTAGAGCTCCTAGACTTAATTGAAACACGTCGTGGCGAAGGAACGTTTATTAAAAGCATTGGTGGTCATCGTCTAGTAGAAGTACTAGCGAGTTTTTTTTTACGAGAGAAAAAAGCAAGAAGTGATTTAGCTGAAACGAGAAAAATTGTTGAAGTAGAAGGATTACGGCTAGCTTGTGAAAGAATAGATGATAGTCAATTAGAAATCTTAGAAAAACTAATTGTTCAGTCTAAAAACAGCTGGCAAAATGGAAAATTTCCGGTGGAAGAAGACTATCTATTTCATAAAACAATTGTAGAAGCTTGTCATAATAGATTACTGCTTAACATATGGATTTCACTTGTGGAGTATAGTAAGGTCGCTTTGCGGGAATCCTTGTCTAGGGAAGGACGACCGGAGCAATCCATCATGGAGCATGAAAAAATTCTAACTGCATTAAAAAATAGAGACGTAGATCAGGGTATTCTTGCATTAAAAAATCATCTCGAAAACAGTCGTTTCTAG
- a CDS encoding YtrH family sporulation protein encodes MDKTFLGTMIMDFFVAFGVVIGGALVGGIGAFLIGKPPLSTINDLAAGLKIWAMVAAIGGTFDAIYSIERGIYDGSHIDIAKTLFMIFAALSGAHSGGVVIQLITQEA; translated from the coding sequence ATGGATAAAACTTTTCTAGGGACAATGATTATGGATTTCTTCGTTGCATTTGGAGTTGTTATAGGTGGTGCACTTGTTGGTGGGATTGGTGCTTTCTTAATAGGAAAACCACCTTTATCTACAATAAATGACCTTGCCGCAGGATTAAAAATTTGGGCAATGGTAGCAGCTATTGGTGGAACGTTTGATGCTATTTACAGTATTGAAAGAGGAATTTATGATGGCTCGCACATTGACATTGCCAAGACATTATTTATGATATTTGCAGCACTATCAGGTGCCCACTCTGGTGGAGTAGTGATTCAATTAATTACCCAGGAGGCGTAA
- a CDS encoding DNA polymerase III subunit alpha encodes MDFVHLHINTEFSLLKSSAKIETVVKRAKELDYSALAITDQNVMYGVVPFYKMCLKEGIKPIIGLELSVAGDQELETRLILLAKNVTGYQNLMKLCSIAQVFGKNQQKQVDKKHLFSYCNGLIAISSPYQGEIQQLFNDGANELALSKIQEYKKYFGEDFYIGIHDHFLATEKQLNLQLIQFSKKGLINLVATNQVMYVQKEDALAHKCLLAIDQGTTLQELKHDFRVDEYYLKSKADMKQLFLQVPEALSNAMVIAERCNVELSFGEQALPEYPIASGENAKDYLAKLCYEGLNSRYQQINEEHEKRLAYELKIIDQMQFNDYFLIVWDFMKFAHDSGMITGPGRGSAAGSLVAYVLNITNVDPIKYDLLFERFLNPERVTMPDIDIDFPDTRREEVIDYVYQKYGKNHVAQIITFGTLAAKAALRDIGKVIGIPLKEIDTIAKQISSRPNLTIDEAIKETPTLQKQLIENQHYQEWFELAKRVEGIPRHASTHAAGIVISKDPLTDKVPLQKGHYDVLVTQYPMTILEEVGLLKMDFLGLRNLSFMEEIVTHIFQLDKTKIDLNNIPFTDEKTFWLLGKGDTTGVFQLESPGMRRVLANLKPTEFEDIVAVNALYRPGPMENIPVFIAGKQKKHQVSYPHHDLKPILEKTYGVIVYQEQIMQIASKLAGFSLGEADILRRAVSKKKLETLEKQRERFVAGSTARGYDAKVGNEVYDLIVRFANYGFNRSHSVAYSIISYQLAYLKANYPSAFFAALLTSAIGQHEKMSQYIVDAKSKGLQISSPSINISSAGFTISNNKQLQFGLTAIKNVGIRAIEEIVMERNLGGLYEDIFDFCARLSSRFINRRTLESLVAAGCFDEFGQHRASLLASLDDAIEYGEQVKKQGADGQTPLFIENIKKPEIVQVPPFKGTEKLHFEKEVLGFYLSSHPIESYHDIVNSHQRHSIAEALIMIEKNVLRVAGLIEGIRIIKTKKGEQMAFLKVSDESGELEVTVFPRQFREFFSILKTGNLVFLEGKLEVGTDRTQLIVSKALDVKDLQKRVVDNIVYLKIDQERSTQTHLVKLKETLKKYPGKVKVILYYENKKQSVELSDDFTISASDQCIDELSQMLGKANVVRKG; translated from the coding sequence GTGGATTTTGTTCATTTACATATAAATACAGAGTTTAGCCTTTTGAAAAGCTCCGCTAAGATTGAAACAGTTGTTAAGCGTGCAAAGGAATTAGATTATTCAGCACTTGCAATAACAGATCAGAATGTAATGTATGGGGTCGTCCCATTTTATAAAATGTGTTTAAAAGAAGGCATAAAACCTATTATTGGCTTAGAACTGTCTGTTGCGGGTGATCAAGAACTTGAGACACGGTTAATTCTATTAGCCAAAAACGTTACAGGTTACCAAAATTTAATGAAGCTTTGTAGCATTGCGCAAGTATTTGGAAAAAATCAGCAAAAACAGGTTGATAAAAAACATCTATTTTCGTATTGTAACGGACTAATCGCGATTAGTTCGCCATATCAAGGTGAAATTCAACAGCTTTTCAATGATGGAGCAAATGAGCTTGCCCTCAGTAAAATCCAAGAGTATAAGAAATATTTTGGGGAAGATTTCTACATAGGAATTCATGATCACTTCTTAGCTACAGAAAAACAGTTGAATTTACAATTAATCCAGTTTTCAAAAAAGGGACTCATAAATCTTGTTGCTACAAATCAAGTAATGTATGTACAAAAAGAAGATGCATTAGCCCACAAATGTTTATTGGCTATTGACCAGGGAACGACTTTGCAGGAACTTAAGCATGATTTTAGGGTAGATGAGTATTATTTAAAATCAAAAGCTGATATGAAACAATTATTTCTCCAAGTTCCTGAGGCGTTATCAAATGCGATGGTAATTGCTGAAAGATGTAATGTTGAACTTAGTTTTGGAGAGCAAGCATTACCTGAATATCCAATAGCTTCTGGAGAGAATGCCAAAGACTACTTAGCAAAGCTTTGTTATGAAGGGTTAAATAGTCGTTATCAACAAATAAATGAAGAACATGAAAAACGTTTGGCGTATGAACTTAAAATTATTGATCAAATGCAGTTCAATGATTACTTTTTAATCGTGTGGGATTTCATGAAATTTGCACATGATAGTGGTATGATCACAGGCCCAGGTCGAGGATCGGCGGCGGGTTCTTTAGTTGCTTATGTTTTAAATATTACGAACGTAGATCCAATTAAATATGATCTACTTTTTGAACGGTTCCTTAACCCAGAGCGTGTTACTATGCCAGATATAGATATTGATTTTCCTGACACGAGACGTGAAGAAGTTATTGACTACGTATATCAAAAATATGGAAAAAATCATGTGGCGCAGATTATTACATTTGGAACATTAGCAGCGAAGGCAGCACTTAGAGATATTGGAAAAGTTATTGGAATTCCATTGAAAGAAATTGATACTATTGCAAAGCAAATATCTTCGAGACCAAATCTAACGATTGATGAAGCTATTAAGGAAACACCGACATTGCAAAAGCAGTTGATTGAAAATCAGCATTACCAGGAGTGGTTTGAGCTAGCCAAAAGAGTAGAAGGCATTCCACGTCATGCCTCAACCCATGCAGCAGGCATCGTGATTAGTAAAGATCCCCTAACTGATAAAGTTCCATTACAGAAAGGTCACTATGATGTATTAGTAACTCAATACCCAATGACGATCCTAGAAGAAGTGGGTCTTTTAAAAATGGATTTTCTCGGGTTGAGAAACCTATCTTTTATGGAGGAAATAGTTACTCACATTTTTCAATTGGATAAGACAAAAATTGATCTGAATAACATTCCATTCACTGACGAAAAAACGTTTTGGCTTTTAGGGAAAGGTGATACAACGGGTGTTTTCCAGCTAGAATCACCAGGAATGAGGCGAGTATTAGCTAATTTAAAACCAACTGAGTTTGAGGATATCGTGGCTGTTAATGCTCTATATCGTCCAGGACCAATGGAAAATATCCCAGTCTTCATTGCTGGTAAGCAGAAAAAACACCAAGTTTCATACCCTCACCATGACTTAAAGCCAATTCTAGAAAAAACCTATGGAGTCATTGTATATCAAGAACAGATCATGCAGATAGCCTCGAAACTGGCAGGTTTTTCGCTAGGAGAAGCAGATATTTTGAGAAGAGCTGTCAGTAAGAAAAAATTGGAAACTCTTGAAAAGCAGCGGGAGCGATTTGTGGCTGGCTCAACAGCTCGTGGCTATGATGCTAAAGTAGGAAATGAAGTATATGATTTAATTGTTAGATTTGCTAATTATGGATTTAATAGAAGCCATTCAGTAGCTTACAGTATTATTTCATATCAGTTAGCTTATTTAAAAGCTAACTATCCGTCTGCGTTTTTTGCTGCTTTACTTACAAGCGCTATTGGACAGCATGAAAAAATGAGTCAATATATTGTTGATGCGAAATCGAAAGGGCTTCAAATTAGCTCACCTTCAATAAATATAAGTAGTGCAGGTTTTACAATTAGTAATAACAAACAGCTTCAGTTTGGTCTTACTGCGATAAAAAATGTAGGGATAAGAGCGATAGAGGAAATTGTGATGGAAAGAAATCTGGGAGGCTTGTACGAAGATATTTTTGATTTTTGTGCGAGATTATCTTCAAGGTTTATTAATAGAAGGACCTTAGAATCATTAGTGGCTGCTGGATGTTTCGACGAGTTTGGTCAACACCGTGCTAGCCTTTTAGCAAGCTTAGACGATGCGATTGAATATGGCGAGCAAGTTAAAAAGCAGGGGGCAGATGGTCAAACGCCATTGTTTATAGAGAATATTAAAAAGCCAGAAATCGTTCAGGTACCTCCATTTAAAGGCACAGAAAAGCTTCATTTTGAAAAAGAAGTTCTCGGTTTTTATTTGTCTAGTCATCCAATTGAGTCGTATCATGATATTGTAAATTCACATCAACGTCATTCGATTGCTGAGGCATTAATAATGATTGAAAAGAATGTCCTTAGGGTTGCGGGACTTATTGAGGGCATTAGAATCATTAAGACGAAAAAAGGTGAGCAAATGGCCTTCCTGAAGGTGAGTGATGAAAGTGGAGAACTTGAGGTGACTGTTTTTCCAAGACAATTTCGAGAGTTTTTTTCTATTTTAAAAACTGGGAATTTAGTTTTTCTAGAAGGGAAATTAGAAGTTGGAACAGATCGAACTCAATTAATTGTTTCAAAGGCACTGGATGTAAAAGACCTTCAGAAGAGGGTAGTTGATAACATCGTTTATTTGAAAATAGATCAAGAGCGCTCGACTCAAACACACCTTGTAAAATTAAAAGAAACGTTAAAAAAATACCCTGGTAAAGTAAAGGTCATCCTTTATTACGAAAATAAAAAACAGTCGGTAGAATTATCGGATGATTTTACCATTTCTGCATCTGATCAATGTATAGATGAACTTTCTCAAATGTTAGGAAAAGCAAATGTTGTGAGAAAGGGATAA
- a CDS encoding bifunctional oligoribonuclease/PAP phosphatase NrnA, whose translation MKAQIIETVEQYDKIIIHRHVRPDPDALGSQGGLAYLLKERYPTKNIYVVGDEEPSLTFILEMDDVKEEDYNGALIIICDTANVERISDERYTLGEKIIKIDHHPNEDPYGDIIWVDTTASSVSEMIYELFEEWHVQKGMEMTVNAARCLFAGIVGDTGRFRYPNTTERTFRYASELIKQPFLPTELYEPLERKSLQDARLEGYILNNFKFLENGVGVVNLTQSILQEYGVTPSDASRLVNTFANVEGLKAWVFFVEEPDLLIRVRLRSKGPTINGLAQKFNGGGHPLAAGASIHSWEEAEVILAGLQEICQNY comes from the coding sequence ATGAAGGCACAAATTATTGAGACTGTTGAGCAATACGACAAAATTATTATCCATCGTCATGTTCGCCCTGATCCTGATGCTTTAGGTTCACAGGGGGGATTAGCTTATTTACTTAAGGAACGTTATCCAACTAAAAATATTTATGTGGTTGGTGATGAAGAGCCATCATTAACATTTATATTAGAAATGGACGATGTTAAGGAAGAAGATTATAATGGTGCTTTAATTATTATTTGCGATACAGCTAATGTTGAACGGATAAGTGATGAGAGGTATACACTAGGAGAAAAAATCATAAAAATTGATCACCACCCTAACGAAGATCCATATGGGGATATTATTTGGGTAGATACTACTGCAAGTTCAGTAAGCGAAATGATTTATGAACTTTTTGAAGAATGGCACGTACAAAAAGGTATGGAAATGACAGTAAACGCGGCGAGGTGTTTATTTGCAGGAATAGTTGGGGATACAGGGCGATTTCGTTATCCTAATACAACCGAACGAACATTTCGATATGCTAGTGAGCTTATTAAACAACCCTTTCTACCAACGGAACTATACGAACCCCTAGAACGAAAAAGCCTACAAGATGCAAGACTTGAGGGTTATATCTTAAATAATTTTAAATTCCTCGAAAATGGAGTGGGAGTAGTTAACTTAACACAATCTATACTCCAGGAATATGGAGTTACACCAAGTGATGCTTCAAGACTAGTAAATACCTTTGCCAATGTAGAGGGATTAAAGGCATGGGTTTTCTTCGTTGAGGAGCCGGATTTACTTATTCGAGTACGGTTGAGATCTAAAGGACCAACAATTAATGGATTAGCTCAAAAGTTTAATGGTGGTGGTCACCCATTGGCTGCAGGTGCTTCAATTCATTCCTGGGAGGAAGCAGAAGTGATTTTAGCAGGGTTGCAAGAGATTTGTCAGAACTATTAA
- a CDS encoding metal-dependent hydrolase produces MKVTYHGHSVVLIETNEKKIIIDPFINGNGQTTLSVSELEVDYILLSHGHNDHVGDTVELAKQNNALVVAPFELATYLSWQGVNTHAMHIGGAHQFDFGVVKLTQAFHGSAYVEEETKKIVYTGMPAGLLISLEGKTIYHAGDTALFSDMKVIGDRNRIDLAFLPIGDNFTMGPTDAALAATWLKAKQVVPIHYNTFPVIEQDPKVFCSLLEDGIEGKVLVSGETIEL; encoded by the coding sequence TTGAAAGTAACATATCACGGACATTCAGTAGTTTTGATTGAAACGAACGAGAAAAAAATAATTATTGATCCATTTATTAATGGAAACGGTCAAACTACTCTTAGTGTAAGTGAGTTGGAAGTAGATTACATTCTTTTGTCACACGGACATAATGATCATGTTGGAGATACGGTAGAGTTAGCAAAACAAAACAATGCGCTTGTAGTAGCACCGTTTGAGCTTGCTACATATTTAAGTTGGCAGGGAGTTAACACCCACGCAATGCATATTGGTGGGGCCCATCAGTTTGACTTTGGGGTAGTAAAACTAACACAAGCATTTCATGGATCAGCGTATGTCGAGGAAGAGACAAAGAAAATAGTGTATACTGGCATGCCGGCAGGTCTTCTTATCTCTCTAGAAGGTAAGACGATCTATCACGCCGGTGACACTGCGCTTTTTTCAGACATGAAAGTAATCGGAGATAGAAATAGAATTGATTTGGCCTTCCTCCCAATTGGTGATAATTTCACAATGGGCCCAACTGATGCAGCATTAGCTGCCACATGGTTGAAGGCAAAACAGGTAGTACCAATTCATTACAATACTTTCCCAGTTATTGAGCAAGATCCCAAAGTCTTTTGTTCATTGCTAGAGGATGGAATTGAAGGGAAAGTTCTTGTGTCAGGGGAAACAATTGAGTTATAA
- a CDS encoding NADP-dependent malic enzyme — translation MATLREEALHMHRVNKGKLETVSKIPVRNAKDLSLAYSPGVAEPCKEIHNDVSNVYEYTMKGNMVAVVSDGTAVLGLGNIGPEAALPVMEGKALLFKSFAGVDAFPICLATTDVEKIIETVKLLEPTFGGVNLEDIAAPNCFVIEERLKKECNIPIFHDDQHGTAIVTAAGLLNALKLTGKSISEVKVVANGAGAAGIACVKLMQRMGVKDVILCDTKGAIYEGRAVGMNPVKDEIAKVTNRERLQGSLEDVIKGTDVFVGVSVEGALTKEMVQSMNPDPIIFPMANPVPEIMPEDAKAAGASVIGTGRSDFPNQINNVLAFPGIFRGALDVHATNINEEMKIAAVKAIASLVSDEELHADYVVPAPFDPRVAPAVAKAVAIAAMETGVARRKVNPDEVEAKTKKLATIE, via the coding sequence GTGGCAACATTAAGAGAAGAAGCACTACATATGCATCGAGTAAATAAAGGGAAATTAGAGACGGTTTCTAAGATACCAGTTCGTAATGCAAAGGACTTAAGTTTGGCCTATTCACCGGGAGTAGCAGAGCCATGTAAGGAAATCCATAATGATGTAAGCAATGTTTATGAGTATACAATGAAAGGCAACATGGTAGCCGTGGTTTCAGATGGTACTGCAGTATTAGGCCTGGGAAATATTGGTCCAGAGGCAGCTCTACCTGTAATGGAAGGGAAAGCTCTTCTTTTTAAATCATTTGCAGGTGTAGATGCTTTTCCAATTTGTTTAGCGACAACAGATGTTGAGAAAATTATTGAAACAGTAAAGCTACTTGAGCCAACTTTTGGTGGTGTAAACCTTGAAGATATAGCAGCTCCTAACTGCTTTGTCATTGAAGAGCGTTTGAAAAAAGAATGTAACATTCCAATTTTTCATGATGATCAACACGGTACAGCTATCGTTACAGCTGCTGGATTATTAAATGCTTTAAAACTAACAGGGAAGTCTATCTCTGAAGTAAAAGTAGTTGCGAATGGTGCTGGTGCAGCTGGTATCGCATGTGTGAAATTAATGCAACGTATGGGTGTAAAAGATGTAATTCTATGTGATACAAAAGGTGCGATTTACGAAGGCCGTGCGGTTGGCATGAACCCAGTAAAAGATGAAATTGCAAAAGTAACAAATCGTGAGAGACTTCAAGGTTCTTTAGAGGATGTTATTAAAGGAACAGATGTTTTTGTAGGGGTTTCTGTAGAAGGAGCTTTAACAAAGGAAATGGTTCAAAGTATGAACCCAGACCCAATTATATTCCCGATGGCTAATCCAGTTCCAGAAATTATGCCCGAAGACGCTAAAGCGGCTGGTGCAAGTGTTATTGGAACAGGACGTTCTGATTTTCCAAACCAAATTAATAATGTTCTTGCATTCCCTGGAATCTTCCGTGGTGCATTAGATGTTCATGCTACAAATATTAACGAGGAAATGAAAATTGCTGCTGTTAAAGCAATTGCAAGTTTAGTATCAGATGAAGAACTTCATGCTGATTATGTAGTTCCAGCACCATTTGATCCTCGTGTTGCTCCAGCAGTTGCCAAAGCAGTTGCGATTGCAGCGATGGAGACAGGTGTGGCAAGAAGGAAAGTGAACCCGGATGAAGTAGAAGCTAAAACGAAAAAACTTGCAACTATTGAGTAG
- a CDS encoding Xaa-Pro peptidase family protein gives MNKRLTRVMDWLAEKNVDFAFVQTKANVFYLSQFYTEPHERLVGIVIFPTEEPILICPNMEKPQAKAAGWEHEIISYSDSENPWDLLEKRIKGLVPTASVIAIEKEHISYTRATALLNMFPQGQLVSVEEKLYSLRLIKEPSELEILKQAAKLADFGVEVGVHALKSGKTEMDVLALIEYELKRKGIREMSFSTMVLTGRKTADPHGNPGLTEITGGDFVLFDLGVVLDGYCSDITRTVVFQEASEKQQEIYETVLGAQLQALAACKIGTRIGDIDLAARNYITNAGFGEYFPHRIGHGLGIEVHEFPSMSENNNDLLQEGAVFTVEPGIYVPSIGGVRIEDDIVITKDGFESLTKYPKDLIIV, from the coding sequence ATGAATAAGCGCTTAACTAGAGTTATGGACTGGTTAGCAGAAAAAAATGTCGATTTTGCTTTTGTCCAAACGAAAGCAAATGTATTTTATTTATCCCAATTTTATACAGAACCACATGAACGCCTCGTAGGTATTGTTATTTTTCCAACAGAAGAGCCTATTCTAATTTGTCCTAATATGGAAAAGCCACAGGCTAAGGCTGCCGGTTGGGAACATGAAATCATTAGCTATAGTGACTCAGAAAACCCTTGGGATTTATTAGAAAAACGTATAAAAGGGCTAGTGCCAACTGCTAGTGTGATCGCTATAGAAAAAGAGCATATCTCATATACAAGAGCTACTGCATTATTAAATATGTTTCCTCAAGGACAATTAGTTTCTGTAGAAGAAAAGCTTTATTCATTAAGATTGATAAAAGAACCCTCCGAATTAGAAATTTTAAAGCAGGCAGCAAAGCTTGCAGATTTTGGAGTTGAGGTAGGGGTTCATGCACTTAAATCTGGGAAAACAGAAATGGATGTATTAGCGCTAATTGAATATGAACTAAAAAGGAAAGGCATTCGGGAAATGTCATTTTCGACAATGGTTTTAACCGGTAGGAAAACAGCAGACCCTCATGGAAATCCAGGACTTACTGAAATTACTGGTGGTGACTTCGTCTTATTTGACCTCGGTGTCGTGTTAGATGGTTATTGTTCTGACATTACCAGAACAGTGGTCTTTCAAGAGGCTAGTGAAAAACAACAGGAAATTTACGAGACTGTATTAGGGGCACAACTACAGGCGTTGGCTGCTTGTAAAATTGGTACAAGAATTGGTGACATAGATTTGGCGGCGCGAAACTATATTACAAACGCAGGTTTTGGAGAGTATTTCCCACACCGCATTGGCCACGGACTTGGGATCGAAGTTCATGAATTTCCTTCTATGAGTGAAAACAATAATGATTTACTTCAAGAGGGCGCTGTGTTTACTGTTGAACCAGGTATCTATGTACCTAGTATTGGCGGAGTTCGTATCGAAGACGATATCGTGATAACAAAGGATGGATTTGAGAGCCTGACAAAGTATCCGAAGGACCTTATTATAGTTTAA